The Methanohalophilus levihalophilus genome has a segment encoding these proteins:
- a CDS encoding DNA-3-methyladenine glycosylase I, with amino-acid sequence MKHRCEWAGWNDLEKEYHDKHWGVPVHDDRILFEFLLLEGAQAGLSWDIILKRRENYRNAFDGFDFHRVAAYDDKKVEELMQDSGIIRNRRKILSAITNARAFIDIVDEFRSFDRYIWGFVDYQPVQNSFKSMSEIPASTELSEKITKDLKKRGFSFVGPTIIYAFMQAVGMVNDHEVGCFRHEECRKLAGKK; translated from the coding sequence ATGAAACATCGGTGCGAGTGGGCAGGCTGGAATGACCTTGAAAAAGAATATCACGACAAACATTGGGGTGTACCTGTGCATGATGACAGGATTCTTTTTGAATTCCTGCTACTGGAAGGTGCACAGGCAGGTTTGAGCTGGGATATCATCCTGAAAAGAAGGGAAAATTACAGGAACGCATTTGATGGTTTTGATTTTCATCGGGTGGCGGCCTATGATGATAAGAAAGTCGAGGAGTTGATGCAGGACAGTGGCATCATACGCAACAGACGGAAAATCCTGTCTGCAATAACTAATGCAAGGGCATTCATTGATATTGTGGATGAATTCAGGTCTTTTGACAGGTATATCTGGGGTTTTGTTGACTATCAACCCGTACAGAACTCTTTCAAGTCCATGAGTGAGATTCCCGCATCCACTGAGTTATCTGAGAAGATAACCAAAGATCTGAAGAAAAGAGGATTTTCTTTTGTCGGGCCTACTATAATCTATGCCTTCATGCAGGCTGTGGGGATGGTTAATGATCATGAAGTTGGCTGCTTCAGGCATGAGGAATGCAGGAAGCTGGCCGGGAAAAAATAA
- a CDS encoding flavodoxin family protein, with protein sequence MKTLVTYMTQTGNTQKIAEAIFDGITDEKDIKDINDISSFEGYDLVFVGFPVLQFNIPENVSKFVSENVAGKNIAFFMTHGVPEGFEAIKSWTGSTKDIAASGNLLGTFDCQGKVAQPIIERLEKSDDPEMQAFAKMAAAAPNKPDETSFQKAKEFAKEIQAKVQ encoded by the coding sequence ATGAAGACATTAGTAACCTACATGACACAAACAGGAAACACACAGAAAATAGCAGAAGCAATTTTTGATGGAATTACCGATGAAAAGGATATCAAGGACATTAACGACATAAGCAGCTTTGAAGGCTATGACCTTGTATTTGTAGGCTTTCCGGTACTGCAGTTCAATATTCCAGAGAATGTCTCAAAATTTGTTTCTGAAAATGTAGCTGGCAAGAATATTGCATTCTTCATGACACATGGTGTTCCTGAAGGCTTTGAAGCCATTAAGTCATGGACAGGATCAACAAAGGACATCGCAGCCTCTGGAAACTTACTTGGTACATTTGACTGCCAGGGTAAAGTTGCACAGCCAATCATAGAAAGGCTCGAAAAGTCCGATGACCCCGAGATGCAGGCATTTGCAAAAATGGCGGCAGCAGCACCAAACAAACCTGATGAAACCAGTTTCCAAAAAGCAAAGGAATTTGCAAAGGAAATTCAGGCAAAGGTCCAGTGA
- a CDS encoding TrkH family potassium uptake protein yields MRFGVVVGVVGSILWLISGFMFIPLLVSVYYGESLFTFGIPLTVTVFVAAIFTLFLTREDEEWNMREGFFIVASGWLVAAIFCSLPYIIEGVPPINALFEAMSGVTATGATALADIESHSRSLLFWRAMTQWLGGMGIIMLFIAILPKLGIAGRQMFRAEVPGLQEEQLRPRIRETAKILWLVYIVLSLIEIAALSIAGLTFYDAVTHTFTSISCSGFSTYSDSIAAFGNPTVEAIFLVFMFLGGANFALHYKTIFADKTSLVKDQEFQFYFLIIAVATLVLAFMLFRTEVYSITDAFRYSSFQVISILTTTGYATADFNLWPDSSRFILFLLMFIGGCAGSTSGGIKVVRFLLLVKYAGNVLFKVIHPKAIKPIRFNEKVVPDEVIQSIVSFMVIYFMIFVVSSSLLSLMGMDFVTTLSASIATLGNVGPGLGLVGPMANFDAIPDLGKLILIANMWIGRLEVFTVIVLLTPAFWRH; encoded by the coding sequence TTGAGATTTGGTGTAGTTGTAGGCGTAGTGGGATCAATTCTCTGGTTAATTTCCGGTTTTATGTTCATCCCGTTGCTTGTATCTGTTTACTACGGTGAATCTCTTTTTACTTTTGGTATACCTCTAACTGTTACGGTCTTTGTTGCAGCGATTTTTACTCTTTTCCTCACAAGGGAAGATGAAGAATGGAATATGAGAGAAGGTTTTTTTATAGTAGCTTCAGGTTGGCTTGTAGCTGCAATATTTTGTTCTTTGCCTTACATCATTGAAGGCGTTCCGCCAATAAATGCTCTTTTTGAAGCCATGTCCGGTGTAACTGCCACAGGGGCTACTGCGCTTGCGGATATTGAAAGCCATAGTCGAAGCCTGCTATTCTGGAGAGCTATGACCCAATGGCTCGGTGGTATGGGAATAATTATGTTGTTCATTGCTATCCTGCCAAAACTTGGTATTGCAGGACGTCAAATGTTCCGTGCTGAGGTTCCCGGCCTTCAAGAAGAGCAATTGCGTCCCAGAATCAGGGAAACTGCAAAAATCCTCTGGCTTGTTTATATAGTTCTATCATTAATTGAAATTGCTGCATTGAGTATCGCCGGTCTGACTTTTTATGATGCAGTTACCCACACATTCACTTCTATTTCATGCTCAGGATTTTCCACCTATTCTGATAGCATCGCAGCTTTTGGGAATCCGACAGTTGAAGCTATTTTCCTTGTTTTCATGTTTCTTGGCGGAGCTAACTTTGCCCTCCATTACAAAACAATATTTGCTGATAAAACAAGTCTGGTAAAAGATCAGGAATTCCAGTTTTACTTTTTAATAATTGCTGTTGCAACTCTTGTCCTTGCTTTCATGCTTTTCAGGACTGAAGTCTATTCCATAACTGATGCTTTCAGGTACAGTAGTTTTCAGGTTATTTCTATCCTGACAACTACGGGCTATGCAACAGCGGATTTCAACCTGTGGCCAGATTCTTCCCGTTTCATTCTCTTTTTGCTGATGTTTATAGGAGGATGTGCAGGTTCTACTTCCGGCGGCATAAAAGTGGTTCGTTTCCTGCTTCTGGTGAAATATGCAGGAAATGTGCTTTTCAAGGTAATTCATCCAAAGGCCATCAAACCCATCCGCTTTAACGAAAAAGTTGTTCCCGACGAAGTAATTCAGTCAATCGTGTCTTTTATGGTTATTTACTTCATGATTTTCGTTGTCAGCTCATCCCTTCTTTCCCTGATGGGAATGGATTTTGTTACAACTTTGAGCGCGTCTATCGCAACCCTTGGAAACGTTGGTCCGGGTCTTGGTCTTGTGGGTCCTATGGCTAACTTCGATGCAATTCCTGATCTTGGAAAATTAATCCTGATAGCGAATATGTGGATAGGAAGACTTGAGGTATTTACTGTCATTGTTCTCCTTACTCCTGCTTTTTGGAGACACTGA
- a CDS encoding MASE3 domain-containing protein: MINLKEKKALLFESLALFFIFLIFYEISLYDLRLFHSLADLFGILIILCLFTIVWNSHDRIERSYLFFLGIAYVFVGVFDLLHLISYEGMNLLPEANTNLFLQFWINARYLESFSLLTATFFVSKFVHGKRTVIAYLLLTIFFAYLIFSSNFPICYVEGAGVTDYKIYSEHIISIIFLLSIFMFYKKRELINSRILNYLIVSIIFSILAELSFTIYADLSGSQIFTGHVLKVGAFYFMYKAIVVSSIQIPQEALFNNLKRSKEQAQNYLNIAGSMFIAIDETRRITLANKKAEEVLGYSQDELIGLNWFDNFIPERTKSDILRIFNELMDGNTETNRTIETSIVTKEGEERTIRWQNSVLKDQNGKIIGTLSSGEDVTIQNKARNMLIASKLEAEAANRTKSEFLANMSHELRTPLNSIIGFSEVLLMKKTGELNEKQTHYANNVVKSGKHLLELINDVLDLSKIEAGKMSFEPENISLPEVLDEVQLLMTPLAYKKSIHLRFSIEFIDIRIFAEKIKFKGILYNLLSNAIKFTPENGRVCVNAKIAEDKVQISVSDTGIGIPEEKLRYIFEPFRQVDSSTSRQYGGTGLGLTLVKKYVEMHGGDIWVESKCGEGSTFSFTIPLNENP, encoded by the coding sequence ATGATAAATCTCAAAGAAAAAAAGGCTTTACTATTTGAGAGTCTTGCACTTTTCTTCATTTTTCTCATATTCTATGAGATAAGTTTGTACGATCTTCGTTTGTTTCATTCCCTGGCTGATCTTTTTGGAATTTTGATAATTCTTTGTCTTTTTACTATTGTATGGAATTCTCATGATCGAATCGAAAGGAGCTATTTGTTTTTTTTAGGAATCGCATATGTTTTTGTTGGTGTTTTTGATTTGTTGCATCTCATTTCCTATGAAGGAATGAATTTGCTTCCTGAAGCAAACACCAATCTTTTTCTACAGTTTTGGATAAACGCACGATACTTAGAGAGCTTTTCCTTGCTGACTGCCACTTTCTTTGTCAGTAAGTTCGTTCATGGAAAAAGAACAGTAATTGCATACTTATTGCTGACAATTTTCTTTGCATACTTGATTTTTTCTTCTAATTTTCCAATATGTTACGTTGAAGGAGCAGGGGTAACAGATTATAAAATTTACAGTGAACACATAATCTCCATTATTTTTCTTTTATCGATTTTCATGTTCTACAAAAAGCGTGAGCTGATTAACTCACGAATATTAAATTATCTGATTGTTTCAATCATCTTCTCTATTCTTGCGGAATTGTCCTTTACAATATATGCTGACCTATCTGGTTCTCAAATTTTTACTGGCCACGTTTTGAAAGTGGGAGCCTTTTACTTTATGTACAAGGCAATAGTCGTGTCCAGTATACAGATTCCTCAAGAAGCTCTATTTAATAATCTAAAACGATCAAAGGAGCAGGCTCAAAATTACCTGAACATTGCCGGTTCAATGTTTATTGCAATAGATGAAACTAGACGTATAACCCTGGCAAATAAAAAAGCAGAAGAGGTGCTTGGCTATTCTCAGGATGAACTAATCGGTTTGAATTGGTTTGATAATTTTATTCCTGAAAGAACTAAATCCGATATTTTGAGGATTTTCAATGAACTAATGGATGGCAACACTGAAACTAATAGAACCATAGAAACCAGTATTGTCACAAAAGAAGGTGAAGAGAGGACTATTAGATGGCAAAATTCGGTTTTAAAGGATCAAAATGGAAAAATCATAGGAACATTAAGTTCCGGTGAAGATGTTACAATTCAAAACAAAGCAAGAAATATGTTGATTGCTTCTAAATTGGAAGCGGAGGCTGCAAACAGGACAAAATCCGAATTCCTTGCCAATATGAGTCATGAGCTGCGGACACCACTTAACTCAATAATCGGATTTTCAGAAGTGCTTCTCATGAAGAAGACCGGTGAACTCAACGAGAAGCAGACGCACTATGCAAACAACGTTGTGAAAAGCGGAAAACATTTGCTGGAACTTATCAACGATGTGCTGGATCTGTCAAAAATTGAAGCTGGAAAAATGTCTTTTGAGCCGGAAAACATTTCCCTTCCGGAAGTGCTTGATGAAGTTCAGCTTTTAATGACTCCTCTTGCATATAAGAAGTCTATTCATCTCCGATTTAGTATTGAGTTTATTGATATCAGAATTTTTGCTGAAAAAATCAAGTTCAAGGGAATTCTTTACAATCTGTTAAGCAATGCAATTAAGTTCACACCTGAAAATGGAAGGGTGTGTGTTAATGCAAAAATAGCTGAGGATAAAGTCCAGATTTCCGTTTCAGACACTGGTATCGGTATTCCTGAAGAAAAATTAAGGTATATTTTTGAACCTTTCAGGCAGGTTGATTCTTCTACCAGTCGTCAATATGGTGGAACAGGACTGGGGTTAACATTGGTAAAGAAATACGTGGAAATGCATGGTGGGGATATCTGGGTCGAAAGCAAGTGTGGAGAGGGCAGTACTTTTTCATTTACTATTCCTTTAAATGAAAATCCCTGA
- a CDS encoding DUF7507 domain-containing protein, whose product MVGYKILLISCIALLLAMSGMAAAESWNESDFSQQEFGINLTLDSAGDNMTWYVNLSGIDGHWSTGTQLLINNSSQTFMLGRSPAEGIVYKEYNGGWSSASPLPEGMAVIGAPNSEQYIIVVSQSLLGNGGEYFCWAINVEATWPGHTSSVQQQFPADWGRWSSPDENMTCTMIPIDASLDLEKSTNGDDADEAPGPTIPRLDDVTWTYNVTNTGNINLTNVTVTDDMIGLIGVIPLLMPGESMELTEIGIAQFGQYENNATAVGTPAVNRNFENGNLNNHYVMDYDLSHYFGYSTSSGSSDIPTANPLLVIGGIGLAVALFLRREM is encoded by the coding sequence ATGGTGGGGTATAAAATCCTGTTAATCAGTTGCATAGCTTTGCTATTAGCTATGAGTGGTATGGCGGCTGCAGAAAGCTGGAATGAAAGTGATTTTTCTCAGCAGGAATTTGGCATCAATCTTACGCTGGACAGTGCTGGAGACAATATGACGTGGTATGTGAACCTTAGTGGGATTGACGGCCATTGGTCCACAGGCACCCAGCTTTTGATAAACAATAGTTCACAAACTTTCATGCTTGGCCGCTCTCCTGCGGAAGGTATTGTTTACAAGGAGTACAACGGCGGATGGTCATCTGCATCTCCATTGCCTGAAGGGATGGCTGTAATTGGGGCACCAAATTCGGAGCAATATATAATTGTGGTTTCACAATCCCTGTTGGGTAACGGGGGAGAGTATTTCTGCTGGGCCATCAATGTGGAAGCAACCTGGCCGGGTCATACAAGCAGTGTTCAGCAACAGTTCCCTGCTGACTGGGGCAGGTGGAGCAGTCCTGATGAAAATATGACGTGTACTATGATTCCAATCGATGCATCCCTTGATCTTGAGAAATCAACCAACGGAGACGATGCTGATGAAGCACCAGGGCCCACGATTCCACGTCTGGATGATGTAACATGGACTTACAATGTAACCAACACCGGTAATATCAATTTGACCAACGTTACAGTCACCGATGACATGATTGGACTTATTGGTGTGATTCCGTTACTCATGCCGGGTGAATCAATGGAGCTCACCGAAATTGGAATTGCCCAATTTGGGCAGTATGAGAACAATGCGACAGCAGTTGGTACTCCAGCTGTTAACCGCAATTTCGAGAATGGTAATCTTAATAACCACTACGTTATGGATTACGATCTGAGTCATTATTTCGGATACAGTACAAGCAGTGGCAGTTCTGATATTCCAACCGCTAATCCACTGTTGGTAATAGGTGGAATCGGGCTGGCAGTTGCTTTGTTTCTGAGACGGGAAATGTAA
- a CDS encoding flavodoxin family protein, which produces MKVLGVSGSPRSDSNTDRALKVALDATGLETEFVKLKDYDIEPCRACLGCVETNTCVVNDGGNVLAEKAKQADALIVAGFTPYSSLDGRTKAFIERLYPLRHNHGFMRGKPGGIIMTCAVPEGIEMLPPACENGINAVAYYMMEEGMNLIGSVNVLGNVPCIRCGHGDECDMSAIKMLYGPDATVESAGVNTFEDQPDAVQSAKEMGEAIAKELKNK; this is translated from the coding sequence ATGAAAGTATTAGGAGTATCCGGTTCTCCAAGATCTGATAGCAATACTGACAGGGCACTAAAAGTTGCGTTGGATGCTACCGGTTTGGAAACTGAGTTTGTTAAGCTAAAAGACTACGACATTGAGCCATGTCGCGCCTGTTTGGGATGCGTTGAAACAAATACTTGTGTGGTTAATGACGGTGGCAATGTCCTGGCAGAGAAAGCTAAACAAGCTGATGCATTAATAGTTGCAGGCTTCACGCCCTACTCTTCCCTTGACGGGCGTACAAAGGCATTCATTGAACGTCTTTACCCGCTTCGTCATAATCATGGTTTCATGCGGGGAAAACCGGGTGGAATAATAATGACGTGCGCTGTCCCGGAAGGGATTGAGATGTTACCACCAGCTTGTGAAAACGGGATCAATGCAGTTGCATATTACATGATGGAAGAGGGTATGAATCTTATAGGTTCAGTTAATGTATTAGGCAACGTTCCATGCATCAGGTGTGGACACGGTGATGAATGTGATATGAGCGCCATAAAAATGCTTTATGGACCAGATGCCACGGTTGAGTCAGCAGGTGTTAACACGTTTGAAGATCAACCTGATGCTGTCCAAAGTGCAAAAGAAATGGGTGAGGCAATTGCAAAGGAACTTAAGAATAAGTGA
- a CDS encoding aspartate/glutamate racemase family protein: protein MEKTERDKTVGIFGGMGSESTAHFFFKLIKSTPVKKDQDHLHIIIDNNSSVPDRTQAILGNGESPVEEGRKSIRMLEEAGAEIIAIPCNTMHYYHSELQSVTSAPVINMVSETASHISNIYPEIEKVGLLATTGTLKSKLYHEAIQDTEVLTPDDEMQEKVMNAIYGEKGIKAGYTKGNPHDKVMEVVNVLLEEDEAEAIILGCTELSLLPVQNEIDVPVIDPLQVLADVVVKEAKADL from the coding sequence ATGGAAAAAACAGAGAGGGACAAAACAGTTGGTATTTTCGGCGGCATGGGTTCGGAATCAACAGCACACTTTTTCTTCAAGCTGATAAAGAGCACGCCGGTAAAAAAAGATCAGGATCACCTCCACATCATCATAGACAATAATTCCAGTGTACCTGACAGGACGCAGGCTATCCTCGGAAATGGAGAAAGTCCTGTTGAAGAAGGGAGAAAATCAATTCGTATGCTGGAAGAAGCAGGTGCGGAAATAATCGCTATTCCCTGCAATACCATGCACTACTACCATTCTGAACTTCAAAGCGTCACATCTGCTCCAGTAATAAACATGGTTTCGGAGACGGCTTCCCACATTTCCAACATCTATCCAGAAATAGAGAAAGTTGGGCTGCTGGCAACCACAGGAACCCTGAAAAGCAAACTCTATCATGAGGCAATCCAGGATACAGAGGTATTGACACCTGATGATGAAATGCAGGAAAAAGTAATGAATGCAATTTACGGGGAAAAAGGGATTAAAGCCGGATACACAAAAGGAAATCCTCATGATAAGGTGATGGAGGTGGTCAATGTGCTTCTCGAAGAAGATGAAGCAGAAGCAATCATCCTCGGATGTACTGAGCTTTCCCTGTTGCCTGTACAAAATGAAATAGATGTTCCGGTGATAGACCCTCTTCAGGTTCTGGCAGATGTGGTTGTAAAAGAAGCAAAAGCTGATCTTTAA
- a CDS encoding winged helix-turn-helix domain-containing protein, with protein sequence MDDSKDSEINDIQEKLNEIHRDIRTFIEDSNRQHLESILAFVRSDYSNVLENHLKKDIETGLAKNMVKKCDRLEECRANFTATLNQSASLIKKSSVDEKLIDTKRSDFKDLRATMPYKKCDICFAEASDLFEKQVILMKSLKIYETKTDQKQAISLIPSQSAIEDVLEPCCHTKRFEILKAVSCQSMSFSSLSQLTGLRGGNLLFHLQKLTDSGMIIQKHERGDYIITGKGFRVMEGINDIYCSLFNEH encoded by the coding sequence ATGGACGATAGCAAGGATTCAGAAATAAATGATATTCAGGAAAAACTCAATGAGATTCACCGGGATATTCGTACATTTATTGAGGATTCCAACAGACAACATCTGGAATCTATTCTGGCCTTTGTAAGAAGTGATTATTCCAATGTTCTTGAAAATCATTTGAAAAAGGACATTGAAACAGGGCTCGCAAAAAATATGGTGAAAAAGTGTGACAGGCTTGAAGAATGCAGGGCAAACTTTACGGCTACTTTGAATCAAAGCGCATCTCTCATAAAAAAGTCCAGTGTTGATGAAAAATTAATTGATACAAAACGCTCCGATTTCAAAGATTTGCGGGCTACAATGCCTTACAAGAAGTGTGACATCTGTTTTGCAGAAGCCTCAGATCTATTTGAAAAACAGGTCATTCTTATGAAATCGTTGAAAATATACGAAACAAAAACGGATCAAAAGCAAGCCATCTCTCTTATTCCCTCACAATCGGCCATTGAAGATGTGCTTGAGCCCTGCTGTCACACGAAACGATTTGAAATCCTAAAGGCAGTTTCCTGTCAATCGATGAGTTTTTCCTCGCTTTCACAGCTTACGGGACTTCGTGGAGGAAACCTTTTATTTCATCTCCAAAAGCTCACCGATAGCGGGATGATTATTCAAAAACATGAGCGTGGAGATTACATTATTACAGGAAAGGGCTTCAGGGTAATGGAAGGAATCAACGATATATATTGCTCTCTTTTCAATGAACATTGA
- a CDS encoding sensor histidine kinase encodes MDTYSKNAYRDLVIIAILTVAVSISTVTFDLFHEHIMDLTLYGNYELSHLLITSLFLVGSLSVFSMRLYEGIRTESTHLEEANTKFQDIFDNSNDSLFVLRNDGTIMDANKTAINEMGYTKNKLLNRSIFDLYDSEPFGSLKTESSAIFETHGTREDGTTIPVEISNRSFTYDGVSHTISIVRDISERKEIQRAISEKAEAEELNRIKSCFLANMSHELRTPLNSIIGFAQILGDGKFGELNEKQDKYTFNILKSGEHLLDLINGILDLSKVESGKMSFEPKMINLKPTIASSKMLVQPLADKKSINVTEEISSENDELYADPTKLKEILYNLLSNAIKFTSEGGDVNIKVDQNDGVMNFSISDNGVGIPVDEQRTIFDPFRQVRSSRNPEVCGTGLGLALVKEYVDMHGGTVQVESEVGKGSTFSFTIPVNGEMV; translated from the coding sequence GTGGATACTTATTCAAAAAATGCATATCGTGATCTGGTCATTATTGCGATTTTAACTGTTGCTGTAAGTATTTCCACGGTAACTTTCGATTTATTCCATGAGCACATAATGGATTTAACTCTCTACGGGAACTATGAATTATCCCATCTTTTGATAACTTCTCTTTTCCTTGTGGGAAGTCTTTCAGTGTTTTCTATGCGGCTTTATGAGGGAATCAGAACCGAATCTACTCATCTGGAAGAAGCCAACACTAAATTCCAGGATATTTTTGATAACTCAAACGATTCCCTGTTTGTTCTTAGAAATGATGGTACTATTATGGATGCCAACAAGACAGCCATAAACGAAATGGGTTATACAAAGAATAAACTATTGAATAGGTCTATATTTGATTTGTATGACTCTGAGCCTTTTGGTTCCTTAAAAACCGAATCCAGTGCAATTTTTGAGACTCATGGAACGAGGGAAGACGGTACAACGATTCCTGTGGAAATAAGTAACAGAAGCTTTACTTATGATGGCGTTTCCCATACGATTTCAATTGTCAGGGATATCAGCGAACGCAAGGAGATTCAAAGAGCTATTTCTGAAAAAGCTGAGGCTGAAGAATTAAACAGGATAAAATCGTGTTTTCTGGCAAACATGAGCCATGAACTCCGTACACCTCTAAATTCAATAATCGGATTTGCACAGATTTTGGGTGACGGAAAATTTGGTGAGTTAAATGAGAAACAGGACAAGTACACGTTCAATATCCTGAAAAGTGGTGAACATCTTCTGGATCTCATTAACGGCATTCTTGATCTTTCAAAAGTAGAATCCGGAAAGATGTCCTTTGAGCCTAAAATGATAAACCTGAAACCCACAATTGCAAGCTCGAAAATGCTGGTGCAGCCACTGGCAGACAAAAAATCTATTAATGTTACTGAGGAAATTTCATCAGAAAATGATGAATTGTATGCTGATCCCACGAAACTAAAAGAGATTCTCTACAATCTGCTCAGTAATGCAATCAAGTTTACCTCCGAAGGCGGGGATGTCAATATCAAGGTTGATCAGAATGACGGAGTAATGAACTTTTCAATTTCTGATAACGGCGTTGGTATTCCTGTTGACGAGCAACGGACTATCTTTGATCCATTCAGGCAGGTAAGATCATCCAGAAATCCTGAAGTTTGCGGAACCGGCCTGGGACTTGCCCTTGTAAAAGAGTATGTTGATATGCATGGCGGCACCGTTCAGGTAGAAAGTGAAGTAGGCAAAGGAAGTACTTTTTCTTTTACTATTCCGGTTAACGGAGAAATGGTCTGA
- a CDS encoding MTH865 family protein — MSVRDEIHSQIVGGLANATFPIETPDALLAAFPAGADTTCKAGDVEVTAGEAGKLLTAEDFPFESAKQVADVIVKRAGL, encoded by the coding sequence ATGAGTGTAAGAGATGAAATCCATTCCCAGATTGTCGGTGGGCTTGCAAACGCAACTTTCCCGATTGAAACTCCCGATGCCCTTCTTGCAGCATTTCCTGCAGGAGCAGATACTACATGCAAGGCAGGGGATGTTGAAGTAACCGCCGGAGAAGCAGGAAAACTTCTTACAGCCGAAGATTTTCCGTTTGAAAGTGCAAAACAGGTTGCAGACGTCATTGTTAAAAGAGCAGGGCTCTAA
- a CDS encoding SIMPL domain-containing protein has translation MTQENSNSKLFYVVLALSIALVLMAAALFAGSGTSVQGVSENTIEMSGSSEIKVVPDTASINIGVVIEADTSAEASAENAAIMTAVLEELEALGLEDKDIRTSYVSVYPIYNYDGVRTVEGYSASNSVEVTTTDLELLSDIIDRSAAAGANQIGGVSFLVSDEMQEELREELIDEAVADASAKAEMLADSLGVRIVGVQSSSISDGFSPRMYFDVAEEAAFDEGVGSSTPIMPGESTVSMSVYVVYLIR, from the coding sequence ATGACACAAGAAAACTCGAATAGTAAATTATTTTACGTTGTATTGGCCCTGTCCATAGCTCTTGTACTGATGGCTGCAGCTTTGTTTGCAGGTTCAGGTACTTCTGTGCAGGGAGTTTCAGAAAACACAATTGAGATGAGTGGAAGCTCCGAGATAAAGGTGGTTCCTGATACTGCATCAATTAACATCGGTGTAGTAATCGAAGCTGATACTTCCGCAGAAGCATCCGCTGAAAACGCAGCTATTATGACAGCCGTTCTGGAGGAGCTTGAGGCTCTTGGTCTGGAGGATAAGGATATCAGGACGTCCTATGTTTCTGTTTATCCAATCTACAACTACGATGGGGTACGCACAGTAGAGGGTTACTCCGCTTCCAACAGTGTAGAGGTTACAACCACTGATCTTGAACTCCTGAGCGATATCATCGACAGGTCTGCAGCAGCCGGAGCCAACCAGATAGGCGGTGTTTCCTTCTTAGTTTCCGATGAGATGCAGGAAGAGCTTCGTGAGGAGCTGATTGACGAAGCAGTAGCAGATGCATCCGCAAAAGCCGAGATGCTCGCCGACAGCCTGGGCGTCAGGATAGTTGGTGTGCAGTCCTCATCAATCAGTGATGGCTTCAGCCCAAGGATGTACTTCGACGTCGCAGAAGAAGCCGCATTTGACGAAGGCGTCGGCAGTTCTACCCCAATCATGCCCGGGGAGTCAACTGTTTCAATGTCCGTGTATGTGGTTTATTTAATTAGGTAA